In one [Chlorobium] sp. 445 genomic region, the following are encoded:
- a CDS encoding geranylgeranyl reductase translates to MRIAVFDKAKFPRDKVCGDALSIKISEAMRQLSPDLPQKFEHFAEKVCTNAVKIVSPSNDCLEIVFKPKKHFSGSTIGYVSRRIDFDNFLVEQFRNAPNITFYENTPIDAVQVHREYIELQAEGHSIRAKIAVAADGAHSLLAKRLANFKLDEQHYSAAVRAYIKGIADTRPENYVEFYLLRDLRPGYLWIFPLPNGLANVGLGMLSAALHKKRINLRQKLLEILRTHPQIASRFRHAEIVGDIKGFGLPLGSKRFHISGERFLLTGDAASLIDPLTGEGIGEAMLSGAFAAKHILNCFKAQDFSAVFNKQYDEMVYGRLMPSFRLHSVLQKVAATPFLVNLLVRKVGRSEYLKDTVAGMVENFELRKRLGQPSFYLRLLLE, encoded by the coding sequence CTGCGTATTGCCGTCTTCGATAAAGCCAAATTTCCACGCGATAAAGTCTGCGGCGATGCACTCAGCATCAAAATATCGGAAGCCATGAGGCAACTTTCGCCTGATTTGCCACAAAAATTTGAACACTTCGCAGAAAAAGTGTGTACCAACGCAGTCAAAATTGTCTCACCAAGTAATGATTGTTTAGAAATTGTCTTTAAGCCAAAGAAGCATTTTTCAGGCAGTACAATTGGCTATGTCAGTCGCCGCATAGATTTCGATAATTTTTTGGTCGAGCAATTTCGCAATGCCCCGAACATCACGTTCTACGAAAATACCCCGATTGACGCTGTACAGGTGCATCGTGAGTATATTGAACTGCAAGCAGAGGGGCACAGCATACGCGCAAAAATCGCCGTTGCCGCCGATGGGGCACACTCGCTCTTAGCAAAGCGACTTGCGAACTTCAAGCTCGATGAGCAACATTACTCTGCAGCCGTGCGTGCTTACATCAAAGGCATAGCTGACACACGCCCTGAAAATTATGTAGAGTTCTATTTGCTGCGTGACCTCAGACCAGGATACCTCTGGATATTTCCACTCCCGAACGGATTGGCTAATGTTGGCTTAGGTATGCTTTCAGCAGCGCTGCACAAAAAGCGTATCAATCTGCGCCAAAAACTCCTTGAGATTCTCCGCACACACCCGCAAATTGCCTCACGCTTTCGACATGCGGAGATTGTGGGCGACATCAAAGGCTTTGGATTGCCGCTTGGTTCAAAGCGATTTCACATTTCAGGTGAGCGCTTCTTGCTCACGGGCGATGCGGCGTCGCTCATTGACCCACTCACTGGCGAAGGCATCGGTGAAGCCATGCTCTCAGGCGCCTTTGCAGCAAAGCATATTCTCAACTGCTTCAAAGCGCAAGACTTTTCTGCCGTATTCAATAAACAATATGATGAAATGGTTTATGGCAGACTGATGCCGTCGTTCCGATTGCACAGTGTGTTGCAGAAAGTTGCAGCAACGCCATTTCTTGTCAATTTGCTGGTGCGCAAAGTCGGGCGAAGCGAGTATCTGAAAGATACTGTGGCAGGAATGGTCGAAAACTTTGAACTACGCAAAAGACTGGGGCAGCCTAGTTTTTACTTGCGTCTCTTACTCGAGTGA